Proteins from a genomic interval of Lysobacter arenosi:
- the clpS gene encoding ATP-dependent Clp protease adapter ClpS: MAKQTEHEQHHGVLVETGKPEVARPPLYSVLLLNDDYTPMDFVVEVLMRFFAMNAEKATQIMLHVHTRGRGVCGVFTREVAESKVAQVNEFSRLNQHPLLCTMEKA, translated from the coding sequence ATGGCCAAACAGACCGAACACGAACAACACCACGGCGTGCTGGTGGAAACCGGCAAGCCCGAGGTGGCCCGCCCGCCCCTGTATTCCGTCCTGCTGCTGAACGACGACTACACCCCGATGGACTTCGTAGTCGAGGTGCTGATGCGCTTTTTCGCCATGAACGCCGAAAAAGCCACCCAGATCATGCTGCACGTGCATACCCGCGGTCGCGGTGTGTGCGGGGTTTTCACCCGCGAGGTTGCAGAATCCAAGGTGGCGCAGGTGAACGAATTTTCAAGGCTCAACCAACACCCCTTGCTGTGCACGATGGAAAAGGCCTAA
- the acnB gene encoding bifunctional aconitate hydratase 2/2-methylisocitrate dehydratase codes for MLETYRLHVAERAALGIPPLPLTAQQTADVIELLKNPPAGEGEFLLDLITNRVPAGVDDAAKVKASYLAAVAFGTEVNSLISRERATELLGTMLGGYNIHPLVDLLDDAQVGVIAAEALKKTLLMFDAFHDVQEKAEAGNANAKAVLQSWADAEWFTSRPEVPASLTITVFKVTGETNTDDLSPAPDATTRPDIPLHALAMLKNRREGIEPEEDGKRGPVKFIESLKDKGHLVAYVGDVVGTGSSRKSATNSVLWFTGEDIPFIPNKRFGGVCLGSKIAPIFYNTMEDAGALPIELDVSQMNMGDVVELRPYEGKALKDGQVIAEFSVKSDVLFDEVRAGGRIPLIVGRGLTAKAREALGLAPSTLFRLPSNPVDSGKGYSLAQKMVGRACGLTDGTGIRPGTYCEPKMTSVGSQDTTGPMTRDELKDLACLGFSADLVMQSFCHTAAYPKPVDVKTHHDLPAFISNRGGIALRPGDGVIHSWLNRMLLPDTVGTGGDSHTRFPVGISFPAGSGLVAFAAATGVMPLDMPESVLVRFKGTMQPGVTLRDLVNAIPLAAIKQGMLTVAKQGKKNIFSGRILEIEGLPQLKVEQAFELSDASAERSAAGCTVKLDKEPIIEYLTSNITLLKWMIAEGYADPRSLARRIKAMEAWLANPQLLEGDADAEYAAVIDIDLDQIVEPIVACPNDPDDVKTLSDVAGAVIDEVFIGSCMTNIGHFRAAAKLLEGKRDIPTRLWVAPPTKMDASELTKEGHYGTFGTAGARMEMPGCSLCMGNQAQAREGATVFSTSTRNFPNRLGRNTNVYLGSAELAAICSRLGRIPTREEYMADIGVINAKGAEIYRYMNFDQIEDYRQVAETVAA; via the coding sequence ATGTTGGAAACCTACCGCCTTCACGTTGCCGAGCGCGCCGCGCTGGGCATTCCGCCGCTGCCGCTGACCGCTCAGCAGACCGCTGACGTCATCGAGCTGCTGAAGAACCCGCCGGCGGGTGAGGGAGAGTTCCTTCTCGACCTGATCACCAACCGCGTGCCGGCCGGCGTCGATGACGCCGCCAAGGTCAAGGCCTCGTACCTGGCCGCCGTGGCCTTTGGTACCGAAGTCAATTCGCTGATCAGCCGCGAGCGCGCGACCGAACTGCTCGGCACCATGCTGGGCGGCTACAACATCCATCCGCTTGTCGACCTGCTCGACGACGCCCAGGTCGGCGTCATCGCCGCCGAAGCGCTGAAGAAGACGTTGCTGATGTTCGACGCCTTCCACGACGTGCAGGAAAAGGCCGAGGCCGGCAACGCCAACGCCAAGGCCGTGCTGCAGAGCTGGGCCGACGCCGAATGGTTCACCAGCCGCCCGGAAGTCCCGGCCAGCCTGACCATCACCGTCTTCAAGGTGACCGGCGAGACCAACACCGACGACCTGTCGCCGGCACCGGACGCGACCACGCGCCCGGACATCCCGCTGCACGCCCTGGCGATGCTGAAGAACCGCCGCGAAGGCATCGAGCCGGAAGAAGACGGCAAGCGCGGCCCGGTCAAGTTCATCGAGTCGCTGAAGGACAAGGGCCATCTGGTCGCCTACGTCGGCGACGTCGTCGGCACCGGTTCCTCGCGCAAGTCCGCCACCAACTCCGTGCTCTGGTTCACCGGCGAGGACATCCCGTTCATCCCGAACAAGCGCTTCGGCGGCGTCTGCCTGGGCAGCAAGATCGCTCCGATCTTCTACAACACCATGGAAGACGCCGGCGCGCTGCCGATCGAGCTGGACGTGTCGCAGATGAACATGGGCGACGTGGTCGAGCTGCGTCCGTACGAGGGCAAGGCGCTCAAAGACGGCCAAGTCATCGCCGAGTTCTCGGTGAAGTCCGACGTGCTGTTCGACGAAGTCCGCGCCGGCGGCCGCATCCCGCTGATCGTCGGCCGCGGGCTGACCGCCAAGGCGCGTGAAGCGCTGGGCCTGGCGCCGTCGACGCTGTTCCGCCTGCCGTCCAACCCGGTCGACAGCGGCAAGGGTTACTCGCTGGCGCAGAAGATGGTCGGCCGCGCCTGCGGTCTGACCGACGGCACCGGCATCCGCCCGGGTACCTACTGCGAGCCGAAGATGACCTCGGTGGGTTCGCAGGACACCACCGGCCCGATGACCCGCGACGAGCTCAAGGACCTGGCCTGCCTGGGCTTCTCGGCCGACCTGGTGATGCAGTCGTTCTGCCACACCGCGGCTTACCCGAAGCCGGTCGACGTCAAGACCCACCACGACCTGCCGGCCTTCATCAGCAACCGTGGCGGCATCGCCCTGCGTCCGGGCGACGGCGTGATCCACTCCTGGCTCAACCGCATGCTGCTGCCCGACACCGTCGGCACCGGCGGCGACAGCCACACCCGTTTCCCGGTCGGCATCTCGTTCCCGGCAGGCTCCGGTCTGGTCGCGTTTGCCGCGGCTACCGGCGTGATGCCGCTGGACATGCCCGAGTCGGTGCTGGTGCGCTTCAAGGGCACCATGCAGCCGGGCGTGACCCTGCGTGACCTGGTCAACGCGATCCCGCTGGCCGCGATCAAGCAGGGCATGCTGACCGTCGCCAAGCAGGGCAAGAAGAACATCTTCTCCGGCCGCATCCTCGAGATCGAAGGCCTGCCGCAGCTCAAGGTCGAGCAGGCATTCGAGCTGTCCGATGCCTCGGCCGAGCGTTCGGCTGCCGGCTGCACGGTGAAGCTCGACAAGGAACCGATCATCGAATACCTCACCAGCAACATCACGCTGCTGAAGTGGATGATCGCCGAGGGTTATGCCGACCCGCGCTCGCTGGCGCGCCGCATCAAGGCGATGGAAGCCTGGCTGGCCAACCCGCAGTTGCTGGAAGGCGATGCCGACGCCGAGTACGCCGCCGTGATCGACATCGACCTCGACCAGATCGTCGAGCCGATCGTGGCCTGCCCGAACGACCCGGACGACGTGAAGACGCTGTCCGACGTTGCCGGCGCCGTCATCGACGAGGTCTTCATCGGTTCGTGCATGACCAACATCGGCCACTTCCGTGCCGCCGCCAAGTTGCTGGAAGGCAAGCGCGACATCCCGACCCGCCTGTGGGTCGCGCCGCCGACCAAGATGGATGCCTCCGAGCTGACCAAGGAAGGCCACTACGGCACCTTCGGCACCGCCGGCGCGCGCATGGAAATGCCGGGCTGCTCGCTGTGCATGGGCAACCAGGCGCAGGCGCGCGAGGGCGCAACGGTGTTCTCCACCAGCACCCGCAACTTCCCCAACCGCCTGGGTCGCAACACCAACGTGTACCTGGGTTCGGCGGAACTGGCGGCGATCTGCTCGCGCCTGGGTCGCATCCCGACCCGCGAGGAGTACATGGCGGACATCGGCGTGATCAACGCCAAGGGCGCCGAGATCTACCGCTACATGAACTTCGACCAGATCGAGGACTACCGCCAGGTGGCGGAGACCGTCGCAGCCTGA
- a CDS encoding NUDIX hydrolase encodes MSYREGRFWQPDVTVATVVVDGGRLLMVEESVGGRLVLNQPAGHLEPDESLHEAALRETLEETGWDVRLTAFVGAYQWKAPDNGDGRGGRHYLRFAFAAEPVRHDPARPLDDGIVRAVWMTPSELQAAQQRHRSPLVWRAAADFLAGHRHPLELAQHLA; translated from the coding sequence ATGAGCTACCGCGAAGGCCGGTTCTGGCAACCCGACGTGACCGTGGCCACGGTGGTGGTCGACGGCGGTCGGCTGCTCATGGTCGAAGAGTCGGTCGGTGGCCGGCTGGTGCTCAACCAGCCCGCCGGGCACCTGGAGCCGGACGAAAGCCTGCACGAGGCCGCGCTTCGGGAAACGCTCGAGGAGACCGGCTGGGACGTCCGCCTCACCGCGTTCGTCGGCGCCTACCAGTGGAAGGCACCGGACAACGGCGACGGCCGCGGCGGGCGCCATTACCTGCGCTTCGCCTTCGCCGCCGAACCGGTCAGGCACGATCCTGCGCGACCGCTGGACGACGGCATCGTCCGCGCGGTCTGGATGACGCCCAGCGAGCTTCAGGCGGCCCAGCAGCGCCACCGCAGTCCGCTGGTGTGGCGGGCGGCCGCGGACTTCCTGGCGGGGCACAGGCACCCGCTGGAGCTGGCCCAGCACCTGGCATGA
- a CDS encoding AbrB/MazE/SpoVT family DNA-binding domain-containing protein: MEAIVAERGQITLPKAVRDALGLTKGTHLKVELEGGRIILRKNVDDAISRARGRFKLPEGVTTDDIMRELRGRAPGDPVDV; this comes from the coding sequence ATGGAAGCCATCGTTGCCGAACGAGGCCAGATCACCCTGCCCAAGGCCGTGCGTGATGCGCTGGGCCTGACCAAGGGCACCCACCTCAAGGTGGAGCTCGAGGGCGGTCGCATCATCCTGCGCAAGAACGTGGACGATGCCATTTCGCGCGCGCGCGGCCGCTTCAAGCTGCCCGAAGGCGTGACCACCGACGACATCATGCGCGAGCTGCGTGGGCGCGCACCAGGCGATCCGGTGGACGTCTGA
- a CDS encoding type II toxin-antitoxin system VapC family toxin produces MTPAGNTIAIDTSVLIDLLGEDASMADAAEQCVRDALAQGPVVLCDVVVSEITAGLGHGTDIMDVVEEMGMRYLPVERRSAIRAGEMQRRFNQRRAAGQGGQISPRTVPDFIVGAHALLQCAGLITRDAGFFRDYFKGLKIIVPKAL; encoded by the coding sequence ATGACACCCGCCGGCAACACCATCGCAATCGACACGTCCGTGCTGATCGACCTGCTCGGCGAGGACGCGAGCATGGCCGATGCCGCGGAACAGTGCGTTCGCGATGCGTTGGCGCAAGGTCCGGTCGTGCTGTGCGACGTGGTGGTCAGCGAGATTACCGCCGGACTGGGGCATGGCACCGACATCATGGACGTGGTCGAGGAAATGGGGATGCGTTACCTCCCCGTGGAACGCCGTTCGGCCATCCGCGCGGGCGAAATGCAGCGCCGCTTCAACCAGCGTCGGGCCGCGGGGCAGGGTGGCCAGATCTCGCCGCGCACCGTACCGGACTTCATCGTCGGCGCTCATGCGCTGCTGCAGTGCGCCGGCCTGATCACACGCGACGCCGGGTTTTTCCGCGATTACTTCAAGGGTCTGAAGATCATCGTGCCCAAAGCCTTATAG
- the acnA gene encoding aconitate hydratase AcnA, whose product MSQDSFSTRRQLVVNGRTLTYNSLPALGEKFDIRKLPYSMKILLENLLRHEDGGITVGKEHIEAVARWDASKEPDTEIAFMPARVVLQDFTGVPCVVDLAAMRDAVSKLGGNAGQINPLIPSELVIDHSVQVDVFGRADALDLNGKIEFERNMERYSFLRWGQKAFHNFKVVPPNTGIVHQVNLENLARVVVEREVDGELLAFPDTVFGTDSHTTMINGIGVLGWGVGGIEAEAAMLGQPSSMLIPQVVGFKLTGKLPEGTTATDLVLTVTQMLRKLGVVGKFVEFFGEGLPHLPLADRATIANMAPEYGATCGIFPIDAESLTYLRLSGRSDEQVALVEAYAKAQGLWHEPGQAEANYSATLELNLADVKPSLAGPKRPQDRVLLSDMKSNFTENLGDLTAHRINGSVRRMDAEGGHQPQAEHLAARPKSKIHIQDQDAELSDGSVVIAAITSCTNTSNPAVMLGAGLLARNAAKLGLKAKPWVKTSLGPGSLVVTDYLKKAGVLDDLEKLGFFVVGYGCTTCIGNSGPLPDEVSRGIAENDLAVASVLSGNRNFEGRVHPEVKMNYLASPPLVVAYAIAGTVDIDLTREPVGHTPDGRAVHLRDIWPSNKEIGDVIAATVGPELFAQNYADVFKGDSRWNTIASPEGESFAWDAASTYIKNPPYFDGMSMAVGTINDVHGARIMGLFGDSITTDHISPAGNIKKDSPAGRFLVSRGVQPADFNSYGSRRGNDDVMVRGTFANIRIKNLMLGGEEGGNTLYFAKGGAAPEKMSIYDAAMKYKAEGVPLVVMAGKEYGTGSSRDWAAKGTNLLGVKAVIAESFERIHRSNLVGMGVLPLQFKDGENAQTHGLDGSEEISVTGIDDGRARTATVTARRPDGSEKRFEVRVLLLTPKEVEYFRHGGILHYVLRQLAAKKAA is encoded by the coding sequence ATGTCCCAAGACTCCTTCTCCACCCGCCGCCAGCTTGTCGTCAACGGCCGGACCCTCACCTACAACAGCCTGCCGGCACTGGGTGAGAAGTTCGACATCCGCAAGCTGCCCTACTCGATGAAGATCCTGCTTGAGAACCTGTTGCGCCATGAAGACGGCGGCATCACGGTCGGCAAGGAGCACATCGAGGCGGTGGCGCGCTGGGACGCCAGCAAGGAACCCGACACCGAGATCGCCTTCATGCCCGCACGCGTTGTCCTCCAGGACTTCACCGGCGTGCCGTGCGTGGTCGACCTGGCGGCGATGCGCGATGCGGTCAGCAAGCTCGGCGGCAATGCCGGCCAGATCAATCCGCTGATCCCGTCGGAACTGGTGATCGACCATTCGGTGCAGGTCGACGTGTTCGGCCGCGCCGATGCGCTGGACCTCAACGGCAAGATCGAGTTCGAGCGCAACATGGAGCGCTACAGCTTCCTGCGCTGGGGCCAGAAGGCCTTCCACAACTTCAAGGTCGTGCCGCCCAATACCGGCATCGTCCATCAGGTGAACCTGGAGAACCTGGCGCGCGTGGTCGTCGAGCGCGAGGTCGATGGCGAGCTGCTTGCCTTCCCGGATACCGTCTTCGGCACCGACAGCCACACCACGATGATCAATGGCATCGGCGTGCTCGGCTGGGGCGTGGGCGGCATCGAGGCCGAGGCGGCGATGCTCGGCCAGCCGTCGTCGATGCTGATTCCGCAGGTCGTTGGCTTCAAGCTCACCGGCAAGCTGCCCGAAGGCACGACCGCCACCGACCTGGTGCTGACCGTCACGCAGATGCTGCGCAAGCTCGGCGTGGTCGGAAAGTTCGTCGAATTCTTCGGCGAAGGCCTGCCGCACCTGCCGCTGGCCGACCGCGCCACCATTGCCAACATGGCACCTGAGTACGGCGCGACCTGCGGCATCTTCCCGATCGATGCCGAGTCGCTGACCTACCTGCGCCTGTCCGGCCGCAGCGACGAGCAGGTCGCGCTGGTCGAGGCCTACGCCAAGGCACAGGGCCTGTGGCACGAGCCGGGCCAGGCCGAAGCCAACTACTCGGCCACGCTCGAACTCAACCTCGCCGACGTCAAACCGTCGCTGGCCGGCCCCAAGCGTCCGCAGGACCGGGTGCTGCTGAGCGACATGAAGTCCAACTTCACCGAGAACCTCGGCGACCTGACGGCGCATCGCATCAACGGCAGCGTGCGACGCATGGATGCCGAGGGCGGACACCAGCCGCAGGCCGAACACCTGGCTGCGCGACCGAAATCGAAGATCCACATCCAGGACCAGGATGCAGAGCTCAGCGATGGCTCCGTCGTGATCGCTGCCATCACCTCCTGCACCAACACTTCCAACCCGGCCGTGATGCTCGGCGCCGGCCTGCTCGCCCGCAACGCGGCCAAGCTCGGCCTCAAGGCCAAGCCTTGGGTCAAGACCTCGCTCGGGCCGGGCTCGCTGGTGGTCACCGATTACCTGAAGAAGGCCGGCGTGCTCGACGACCTGGAGAAGCTCGGCTTCTTCGTCGTCGGCTATGGCTGCACCACCTGCATCGGCAACTCCGGCCCGCTGCCGGACGAAGTCTCGCGCGGCATCGCCGAGAACGACCTCGCCGTCGCCTCGGTGCTGTCGGGCAACCGCAACTTCGAAGGCCGCGTCCACCCCGAAGTGAAGATGAACTACCTCGCCTCGCCGCCGCTGGTGGTGGCCTACGCGATCGCCGGCACGGTCGACATCGACCTCACCCGCGAACCGGTCGGCCACACGCCCGACGGTCGCGCCGTGCACCTGCGCGACATCTGGCCGAGCAACAAGGAGATCGGCGACGTCATCGCCGCAACGGTCGGACCGGAGTTGTTCGCACAGAACTACGCCGACGTGTTCAAGGGCGACTCGCGATGGAACACGATCGCCTCGCCGGAAGGCGAGTCGTTCGCCTGGGACGCGGCGTCGACCTACATCAAGAATCCGCCCTACTTCGACGGCATGAGCATGGCCGTGGGCACGATCAACGACGTCCACGGTGCGCGCATCATGGGCCTGTTCGGCGACTCGATCACCACCGACCACATCTCGCCGGCGGGCAACATCAAGAAGGATTCGCCGGCGGGCCGCTTCCTGGTTTCGCGTGGCGTGCAGCCGGCCGACTTCAACAGCTACGGCAGCCGCCGCGGCAACGACGACGTCATGGTCCGCGGCACCTTCGCCAACATCCGCATCAAGAACCTGATGCTGGGCGGCGAGGAAGGCGGCAACACGCTGTACTTCGCCAAGGGCGGCGCGGCACCGGAGAAGATGTCGATCTACGATGCGGCGATGAAGTACAAGGCCGAGGGCGTGCCGCTGGTGGTGATGGCCGGCAAGGAATACGGCACCGGCTCCTCGCGCGACTGGGCAGCCAAGGGCACCAATCTGCTCGGGGTCAAGGCCGTGATCGCCGAGAGCTTCGAGCGCATCCACCGTTCAAACCTGGTGGGCATGGGCGTGCTGCCGTTGCAGTTCAAGGATGGCGAGAACGCGCAGACGCACGGCCTGGACGGCTCGGAGGAGATCAGCGTCACCGGCATCGACGATGGCCGCGCCAGGACCGCAACCGTGACCGCGCGCCGCCCCGACGGCAGCGAGAAGCGCTTCGAAGTCCGCGTATTGCTGCTGACGCCGAAGGAAGTCGAATACTTCCGCCACGGCGGCATCCTGCATTACGTGCTGCGACAGCTGGCGGCGAAGAAGGCGGCGTAA
- the mnmA gene encoding tRNA 2-thiouridine(34) synthase MnmA, protein MSAAQARTIVGMSGGVDSSVAALHLRDAGEPIAGLFMQNWADDGSGDCRAEDDRRDAVAVSGRLGIQIHFRDFSGEYWAGVFEHFLAEYAAGRTPNPDVLCNREIKFKHFLDAARDLGAQYIATGHYARVEASAGRHLLLRAVDRSKDQSYFLHQLGQAQLAATRFPLGGLIKRDVRQMALDAGLPTAAKKDSTGICFIGERDFREFLGRYLPAREGEMRTPDGEVIGRHSGVFYFTLGQREGLNIGGVRGFEAAPWYVVGKDVAGNVLYVDQGADSPWLQSHALRSEPAHWIAGAPPSARFTCTAQTRYRQHDEACEVSVREDGTLEVRFARPQRAVTPGQSLVLYDGDVCLGGAVIATTDAPLEERLKAQAA, encoded by the coding sequence ATGAGCGCTGCACAGGCAAGAACCATCGTCGGCATGTCCGGGGGTGTCGATTCCTCGGTGGCCGCGTTGCACCTGCGCGATGCCGGCGAACCGATCGCCGGCTTGTTCATGCAGAACTGGGCCGACGACGGCAGCGGCGACTGCCGCGCCGAGGATGATCGCCGCGACGCGGTTGCGGTCAGTGGCCGGCTCGGCATCCAGATCCACTTCCGCGATTTCTCCGGCGAGTACTGGGCCGGCGTGTTCGAGCACTTCCTGGCCGAGTACGCCGCCGGGCGCACGCCCAACCCCGACGTGCTGTGCAACCGCGAGATCAAGTTCAAGCATTTCCTCGATGCCGCCCGCGACCTGGGCGCGCAGTACATCGCCACCGGCCACTACGCCCGGGTCGAGGCATCCGCCGGCCGCCACCTGCTGCTGCGCGCTGTGGACCGCAGCAAGGACCAGAGCTATTTCCTGCACCAGCTCGGCCAGGCACAGCTGGCGGCGACCCGTTTCCCGCTGGGCGGACTGATCAAGCGCGACGTGCGGCAGATGGCACTCGATGCCGGCCTGCCCACCGCGGCCAAGAAGGACTCGACCGGCATCTGTTTCATCGGCGAGCGCGATTTCCGCGAGTTCCTCGGTCGCTACCTGCCGGCGCGCGAAGGCGAGATGCGTACTCCCGATGGCGAGGTGATCGGCCGCCATTCCGGCGTGTTCTATTTCACCCTCGGCCAGCGCGAAGGTCTCAACATCGGCGGCGTACGTGGCTTTGAGGCAGCGCCGTGGTACGTGGTCGGCAAGGATGTCGCCGGCAACGTGCTCTACGTCGACCAGGGCGCCGACAGCCCCTGGCTGCAGTCGCACGCCCTGCGGTCGGAACCGGCTCACTGGATCGCCGGCGCCCCGCCCTCGGCCCGCTTCACCTGCACCGCGCAGACGCGCTATCGCCAGCATGACGAGGCGTGCGAAGTGAGCGTTCGCGAGGACGGCACACTGGAAGTCCGCTTTGCCCGCCCCCAACGTGCGGTAACGCCGGGACAGTCGCTGGTCCTCTATGACGGCGACGTCTGCCTGGGTGGCGCCGTCATCGCCACCACCGATGCACCGCTGGAAGAACGATTGAAGGCTCAAGCTGCATGA
- a CDS encoding nuclear transport factor 2 family protein, with protein sequence MAATTAWAIGMGQGMGTTNWFVRCSVTLVLLVVAASGCSRTPPEQRLRQTVESLQQGIEQRDASVLDAVLAEDFIGPDALDRDGAGRIARLMFLRHRQIGMKLGPVSVELLPGHATARFTAALTGGSGEMLPEAAQIYEVETGWREEDGEWRLTSATWVPKL encoded by the coding sequence ATGGCCGCGACGACAGCGTGGGCAATCGGCATGGGGCAGGGGATGGGGACCACAAACTGGTTTGTGCGGTGCAGCGTGACACTGGTGCTGCTGGTAGTGGCGGCGTCCGGTTGCAGCCGCACGCCGCCGGAGCAACGCCTTCGACAGACAGTGGAGTCGTTGCAGCAGGGCATCGAGCAACGCGATGCCTCGGTGCTGGACGCAGTGCTTGCCGAGGATTTCATCGGCCCCGATGCGCTCGACCGCGACGGTGCGGGCAGGATCGCTAGGCTGATGTTCCTGCGTCATCGCCAGATCGGCATGAAGCTGGGACCGGTGTCGGTGGAGCTTCTGCCCGGCCATGCAACGGCGCGATTCACCGCGGCGTTGACTGGCGGCTCGGGCGAAATGCTGCCAGAGGCCGCGCAGATCTATGAGGTCGAGACCGGGTGGCGCGAGGAAGATGGGGAGTGGCGGCTGACGAGTGCGACCTGGGTGCCGAAGCTGTAG